AATGGCAGTTGCAGAGTAAGGAAGTTGGATTTAGTTTCTGAACTCGAGAGCTCACCTACCACTGTAATAACTGAATCTTCACGCAACATTTTTTCTGTAGATTGTAGACCACGTTGACGTATCCCTAATAATGTAcagtaaatgtaaaaatttaggCATTGCTATTCCTCATGTAACACATGAGCGACATAATGGAACGCCATGTATgataagatttatttaaccTTACATTGTTTTTTGTTGTAATTACCTGTGAAAAATCCCCATATATGATCTACAAGTGTCGGTACAGTAGGCTCGAAGTGATCAGAGATCACATCCAGGTTCAGAACGTCGGCAGACAGTGGATCTATTACTTCTACAGAATACCAATCCTTTTGTAGAACAAATGGTACCACATTGTATATAGTCTGTATTATTCGTTGTTCATCAGACCTATAGAGTCGTGATCAATCGAATGAAACATCACAACGATGTAGCTAGAAACATTTTCTGATCAAACGATGCCTACCAGAAGCCAGCGGATGTTCTAGCGACAACGTGTTCTTGAATAGTAAGTTTCTGTATAACTCCAGTAACATCGCTTTTGTTGATACTCTTCAACGGTTCCCCTAGTGGCCTCACGACGCCTCTGACACCGACATAGCGCTTGTTACCTGGCTCATTGGCCAATAGGGTATCGAGGTTTGGGCCAACCTCATGTATTTCAACATCCTGCAAAATAAACGCTTTTAAACTACGTGTGACATCTCCGAGAATATCTCTCTTGAAAATCATGGAACTTTGATCTTAGTAGATTGATAATTCATCTTACCTTAATGGCCTTAactgcatttttataatacacgtATTGCCTCAGGCAGACAGCGAATATGACAGCATCCATTCCGAGGGCGAATACCTCGCCCAAGTAATCCAtgtttaaattacatttgcgTGTATATTATCGTCCATCTTTTACATTGCACTGATCTGCACGGAATCAGTCAAGCTGCAAGATTCTTCACGTGGAAATACTCATTCCGATTCATCCCGAGACATTGACTAAATTGCGGAGAATTTCGAATTTATAACCTCTCACGGtgcacgtacgtatgtatgtactagagaacctcaagtaagagtatggacatcgtggattCGCACCTGATTGGTCTAGTTTCTagtgggatcgaaaatggcggaattgaggtttatcaattaagggactctatctaaaatacatctttgttAGTGTAAAGCCGTGAACACACGAAAAAACTTAAGCAATAAGACTTAAAACTTAAAAGGTGCAACTAATCACAGTCGAGAACGTAGCAGCcattttaaaacttaaaacttgTGATTGGTCGCATCTCTTAAGTTTTAAGTATTACTGCTTAAGTTTTTTCGTGTGTTCACGGCTTAACACAGTGTAACACTACGCTACTGCTCTGCGTTACGCGAAATGCTGCGCGCCCCGCGGCGCTACGCCATTGTGGCCGACGTGACTTCATGTATATAAGCCACGCCCCGTCGAGCCTGTCGAGACCTGTCCAGACCTGTCCGTTCCATTCTCCTGTTCCATCCTCTCGGAGTCGGGCGCTCCCTGGGGGACTCcttcctttcctttcctttctcctACCCTTATCCCCTCGCCGGTGCCGTATCGCCGCGGGTCTCCTACCCTTATCCCCCCGCCGGTGCCGTATCGCCGCGGGTCTCCTACCCTTCCATCCTCTCGGGCGCGGTTTTAGTTTCACCGACTCGGCAGCATGACTCACCCGTGGGGCATTGTGCCCGGTCTCGACAGGGATGCACGGCATTTTTATTGGACAGCGCAGTCCaggtggggggggggggaggtgGCCGAACCTCCTGGGGGCAGGGGCCCACAGGGGGACGTAGGTCGTACAAAATCACCCTTTTTAACCGGGAGCGTGGAACCGGCGGAGAGTCCTGACGTAATGCGCCTTTTAGTTCCAGGACTCTTTGTGAGCGGTTTGGTTGGtgggataaaaaaaaaaacttacttttcttacactaatatttttaacccTAAAGTAAGGAAGGTTATATTGTATACTCCTCATAGATAGTGACCATACTAGTGACAAACGaacgccattttcgatccacgatgtccatactcttacttgaggttctctagtatgtacatacagagagaagcctgagagtggtcacgctcgcgttttaactgtaacgcctcaaacgtggacattgaagtgattgaagtgattctgtctttattgctcactgaatattgaataaagatagaatgacgccacgagcgttgggagcgtcaagtggaacgcatatgtccacgtttgaggcgttacagttaaaacgcgagcgtgaccgctctcaggcttctctctggtaCATACCTGATCAGACGCAGTGCAGCCAATTTattgaaactttttattactatatagTAACTATTTATGGTAAATGTTTATAGTAATTTTCTGCAACACAACGATTTCTGTTTTCCACTGCACGCACGAGAAAAATCCCTACGGCACACCCTAATGAATTTTTGTTTGACGAAGTTATTCGAGGAAATCACAATCGAGTTCTCTCGACAACACTCGATTCGGGACGAGCAGTGTGATTCATATTTGCATCATATGTGATTTGACGTGTTTGACAGATTTCGACTGCATGCGGGACGCCAAGTAATTAGGGCCGAGATTCGCAAgagataatattctttttaatactttcCACCATGGACACGGACAGGCCGTTGCATGAGGATTGGAAGAAACGGGTATACAATCGTCACTTATCAAACGCAATAACTGGAAGCACTACAAAATCGCTTATCATATTGATAAATGTATCTTCGTATACGTTCGAGGGAATTTAATAGATATTATGTGTAATAAGTACAACTGTGGATACATATCGacatacgcacacgcacgcacactgCCTCTTTTACgcaaaatttctataaatctATTTCTATAACTCTATTCTATACAAACAAAAGCTTATTCAAGATGCGTACAAAATTCTGCTACATTATGTTCTGTTATAAGCgctgaattaaattttattccatttttactACCCCTAGGCATTTGTGGGACCACTGCCGGATAGTTTCTTGAGAATAGAAGAGCGCAATGCTCAGCTGCAGCAAGAGGCAGCTGACCAGCAGGCTGCTTTAGCGCTCCAGCAGCAGATGCAGCAGAGTATGCCAGTAGCTCACGATCCACGAATGGGTAGACTTAGCATAACAATCTCTcaggtaatttattttttcataccTAAACTGCTTCTTAATTCAGTGAGTGATTTAGGTAAGGTAATTTTGTGACAATACGTACGTTCTTATTAAGAAGCTGTGCTTTTCAGGCCAAATTAGTGAAAAATTATGGTATGACGAGGATGGATCCTTACGTGCGGATACGAGTAGGACACGCGGTGTACGAAACTCATACAGACTCGAACGGCGGTAAAAATCCACATTGGAACAAAGTGATTCAATGGTGAGCGCACTTCTGTTTTCGTTTCATTTGAACGCATACCATGTGCTATAAATATTGCaacgctattattattattatttagtctCCTTCCACCTGGAGTCACTCAGATATACATAGAAATTTACGATGAATGCTCCTTTGTGATGGATGAGCTTATCGCATGGGGTCACATAGAAATCCCACCACAAGTCATTCAAAAAGGAGAAACGCATGAGGATTGGTACATGCTTAGCGGGAAGCAGGGAGAGAATCAAGAAGGCATGATCAATCTAGTTTTTAGTTACACGGTATGAacaatgaatatattatttctttgtatatatataaatatatatatatatatatatatcagcaatttgcattaatatttctgcTAAATAAACATCAAAAACAGATTATtaactaaatatataattgaactTGAAATGGACGCATTTTAATGCTCacacttatatttttaaatgatattaatataaggatttttctcttttctctaaacagttaaatatttaaataaaaattaaagttaaaaattaaatatttaaagaattcaGTATTTTCATCTCTTTCTTTGTTGAATGTGTTTAGAATAAGTATCATCCGTACATGGGTACATCTTCAATAATGATGGTTCCTTCTGGAACAATGTTTGGTCATGTGCCATATGCTCCAGTAAATGTTTATACGGCACCTCCAACCGCCGCTGCACCAACGGTTGCACCAAGTTCTCTGCCAAACGCTGAACTCGAATTGAAACAGGTTATTACTTGCATTCTTTTAAATTGATTCTCACATATCATTCAAACTTGTATTCTTATgtttttatcctttttattGTGTAACCGTAATTTTGCAGATT
The Ooceraea biroi isolate clonal line C1 chromosome 4, Obir_v5.4, whole genome shotgun sequence genome window above contains:
- the LOC105275278 gene encoding mitochondrial E3 ubiquitin protein ligase 1, producing MDYLGEVFALGMDAVIFAVCLRQYVYYKNAVKAIKDVEIHEVGPNLDTLLANEPGNKRYVGVRGVVRPLGEPLKSINKSDVTGVIQKLTIQEHVVARTSAGFWSDEQRIIQTIYNVVPFVLQKDWYSVEVIDPLSADVLNLDVISDHFEPTVPTLVDHIWGFFTGIRQRGLQSTEKMLREDSVITVVGELSSSETKSNFLTLQLPLNGSPFCITSMSVTALIRKLDNRTKVYRILCLMCGTVGLLFGGIVARRYWKNKQEQRLAEELRQSLEASRQERRQRVRDSDLREDQICVVCKTNAREIILLPCGHVCICEDCSASINNNCPICRTQITQKAAAYIV
- the LOC105275284 gene encoding toll-interacting protein B, which codes for MDTDRPLHEDWKKRAFVGPLPDSFLRIEERNAQLQQEAADQQAALALQQQMQQSMPVAHDPRMGRLSITISQAKLVKNYGMTRMDPYVRIRVGHAVYETHTDSNGGKNPHWNKVIQCLLPPGVTQIYIEIYDECSFVMDELIAWGHIEIPPQVIQKGETHEDWYMLSGKQGENQEGMINLVFSYTNKYHPYMGTSSIMMVPSGTMFGHVPYAPVNVYTAPPTAAAPTVAPSSLPNAELELKQIAEMFPNIDKEVIKSVYDANHGKKDVTINSLLQMCE